A section of the Arcobacter roscoffensis genome encodes:
- a CDS encoding dihydroneopterin aldolase: protein MKQNLRINIKELTFKCIIGILPFERKEKQKVIINVSFNYIYKKDYFIDYSEVSDFIKKQMKKKKFELLEEAIAYMEGKLYKLYKINNLKIEISKPDILSDCIVSLSN, encoded by the coding sequence ATGAAACAAAATCTAAGAATAAACATAAAAGAACTAACATTCAAATGTATCATTGGAATACTTCCCTTTGAAAGAAAAGAAAAACAAAAAGTTATTATAAATGTATCATTTAACTACATTTATAAAAAAGATTATTTCATAGATTATAGTGAAGTTTCAGACTTTATAAAAAAACAAATGAAAAAGAAAAAATTTGAACTACTAGAAGAAGCAATCGCCTACATGGAGGGAAAGCTATACAAACTGTATAAAATTAATAATCTAAAAATTGAAATATCAAAGCCAGATATTTTAAGTGATTGTATTGTATCCCTTAGTAATTAA
- the plsY gene encoding glycerol-3-phosphate 1-O-acyltransferase PlsY, whose product MDFLTNPNVLFYLAAYLIGSIPFGLLLAKTFAGVDIKSQGSKSIGATNVLRVVKETNPSLAKKLGIATVILDALKGTVVILIAMSMGMNEQTLWMIAVLAVLGHCYSIYLGLEGGKGVATGLGVYIALVPVATLIGALTWIIAAKVLKISSLSSLLGLTAVIVSATLMNDGLDIGSNAPMYLIAFIIYYKHIPNIVRIIKGEEKKVI is encoded by the coding sequence ATGGATTTTTTAACAAACCCTAATGTGCTATTTTATCTTGCAGCATATTTAATAGGTTCTATTCCTTTTGGACTTCTTCTTGCAAAAACTTTCGCAGGTGTTGATATAAAATCTCAAGGTAGTAAATCAATTGGTGCAACAAATGTACTAAGAGTAGTAAAAGAAACAAATCCAAGCTTAGCAAAAAAACTAGGTATCGCAACAGTAATACTTGATGCACTAAAAGGTACAGTAGTAATCTTAATAGCTATGAGTATGGGAATGAATGAACAAACTTTATGGATGATTGCTGTTTTAGCAGTTTTAGGTCACTGTTATTCTATATACCTAGGACTTGAAGGTGGTAAAGGAGTTGCTACTGGACTTGGTGTATATATAGCTTTAGTACCAGTTGCAACTTTAATAGGAGCTCTGACGTGGATAATAGCTGCAAAAGTTCTAAAAATTTCATCACTATCTTCACTTTTAGGATTAACAGCTGTAATAGTAAGTGCTACACTTATGAATGATGGCTTAGACATAGGCTCAAATGCTCCTATGTATCTAATAGCATTTATTATCTACTATAAACATATCCCAAATATAGTAAGAATTATCAAGGGAGAGGAAAAAAAAGTTATCTAA
- the nadA gene encoding quinolinate synthase NadA, whose protein sequence is MNLKEEIIKLKEELDVTLVAHFYQRDEVFELADITGDSLELAKKAKLTDSKFIVFCGVGFMGESVKVLDPNKRVLMPKIACCAMARMIDEGYYEQNLKQINDAGIPNENILPITYINSSARVKARVGEMGGMVCTSSNAYKIIEKGLKSGKKIFFVPDRCLGQNFAKSLNLKSAVVGDGTDLKEADIICYNGFCSVHQQFTVEDIEFYRNKYPDILIAVHPECDPSICDEADFVGSTSQLIKYIKELPEDQKIAVGTEFNMVNRLREKNTYILSSTKPECPTMNETTLEDVYNTLKSIKDDNISKENEIFIDEETVKYARVALERMFEV, encoded by the coding sequence TTGAATTTAAAAGAAGAGATAATAAAGCTTAAAGAGGAGCTAGATGTAACACTTGTAGCTCATTTTTACCAAAGAGATGAAGTTTTTGAATTAGCAGATATTACAGGTGACTCTTTAGAATTAGCAAAAAAAGCAAAATTAACAGACTCAAAATTTATTGTTTTTTGTGGTGTTGGTTTTATGGGTGAGAGTGTAAAAGTACTTGATCCAAATAAAAGAGTTTTAATGCCAAAAATTGCATGTTGTGCAATGGCAAGAATGATTGATGAAGGTTATTACGAGCAAAATTTAAAACAAATAAATGATGCAGGAATACCAAATGAAAATATTTTACCTATTACATATATTAACTCAAGTGCAAGAGTGAAAGCAAGAGTTGGTGAGATGGGTGGTATGGTTTGTACTTCATCAAATGCTTATAAGATTATTGAAAAAGGTTTAAAGTCTGGCAAAAAAATATTTTTTGTTCCAGATAGATGTTTAGGGCAAAACTTTGCAAAATCTTTAAATCTAAAATCAGCAGTTGTTGGTGATGGAACTGATTTAAAAGAAGCTGATATTATATGTTACAACGGTTTTTGTTCAGTTCATCAGCAGTTTACTGTAGAAGATATAGAGTTTTATAGAAACAAATATCCTGATATTTTAATTGCAGTTCATCCAGAATGTGATCCAAGTATTTGTGATGAGGCTGATTTTGTAGGTTCAACTTCTCAGTTAATTAAATATATTAAAGAGTTACCAGAAGATCAAAAGATTGCAGTGGGAACTGAGTTTAATATGGTAAATAGACTAAGAGAAAAGAATACTTATATTTTAAGTTCTACAAAGCCTGAGTGTCCAACTATGAATGAGACAACATTAGAAGATGTTTACAATACTTTAAAATCAATTAAAGATGACAATATCTCAAAAGAGAATGAAATATTTATTGATGAAGAGACTGTTAAATACGCAAGAGTAGCATTAGAAAGGATGTTTGAAGTATGA
- the nadC gene encoding carboxylating nicotinate-nucleotide diphosphorylase, whose translation MINIKKFVKNAIIEDNGRGDLFFDVAPKGRFTARAISKSDGIVAGIQYAKVLARTEKFDCKFLKRDGEEIKAGEVIAELEGKASVLLSSERTFLNMLQHASGIATEANKYAKLLEGYDVVLLDTRKTRPQLRDFEKYASRVGGSINHRLGLDDCLMLKDTHLRTIKDLKGFIKKARKRISWVTKIEIECETFSQVEEAMEAGADIIMCDNMTPEQIKDVVKYRDEKYPHILLEASGNINLDTIQTYAKTGVDAISSGSIIHQATWLDFSMKFD comes from the coding sequence ATGATAAACATAAAAAAATTTGTTAAAAATGCCATTATAGAAGATAATGGTAGAGGGGATTTATTCTTTGATGTTGCTCCAAAAGGAAGATTTACAGCAAGAGCTATTTCTAAATCTGATGGTATTGTTGCAGGTATTCAGTATGCAAAAGTATTAGCAAGAACTGAAAAATTTGATTGTAAATTTCTTAAAAGAGATGGTGAAGAGATAAAAGCAGGTGAGGTTATAGCTGAACTTGAGGGTAAAGCTTCCGTTTTACTTTCATCTGAGAGAACTTTTTTAAATATGCTTCAACATGCAAGTGGTATTGCAACAGAAGCAAATAAATATGCAAAACTTTTAGAAGGTTATGATGTTGTTTTACTTGATACAAGAAAAACAAGACCTCAATTAAGAGATTTTGAAAAGTATGCAAGTAGAGTAGGTGGTTCTATAAATCACAGACTTGGACTTGATGATTGTTTAATGCTTAAAGATACTCACTTAAGAACTATTAAGGATTTAAAAGGCTTTATTAAAAAAGCAAGAAAAAGAATCTCTTGGGTTACAAAAATAGAGATTGAGTGTGAAACATTTTCGCAAGTAGAAGAGGCTATGGAAGCGGGTGCTGATATAATCATGTGTGATAATATGACTCCTGAACAAATTAAAGATGTAGTTAAATACAGAGATGAAAAATATCCTCATATTTTATTAGAAGCTAGTGGAAATATAAATCTTGATACTATTCAAACTTACGCAAAAACAGGTGTTGATGCAATTAGTAGTGGAAGTATTATACATCAAGCTACATGGTTAGATTTTTCAATGAAGTTTGATTAA
- a CDS encoding DHH family phosphoesterase, with protein sequence MEKDFIVSNKIDMADYTKALDLIEKSKYILIITHVNPDPDSIGSALALSNLLHENRIKHKVFNISSDLPENLNFIERFDKITDQLPKFFDLAISVDCGTYKRLGFELDPSIPLINFDHHKSNNGFGTINIVDSQKSSTAEIVYDFFKHNGLYITKNSATALYVGIYDDSLAFSLGRCDELTFDKVNFLVQCGANPSAIANKLLRRDSLAKYRIIPKVLNSLELYKEGEVASIYAKELWFKQTGAHNRDCEDALDMIMSMAIVRVAIFVRVVNGSTRVSLRSKGKFDVARIASNFDGGGHLNAAGCAIDTIDEQEAKNLVIKEIFEFYK encoded by the coding sequence TTGGAAAAAGATTTTATTGTTAGTAATAAAATAGATATGGCTGATTATACAAAAGCCTTAGATTTAATAGAAAAGAGTAAATATATACTTATCATTACTCATGTAAATCCCGACCCTGATTCTATTGGTTCAGCTTTAGCTTTATCAAATTTACTTCATGAAAATAGAATAAAGCATAAAGTATTTAACATAAGTTCTGATTTGCCAGAGAATTTAAATTTTATTGAAAGATTTGACAAAATCACAGATCAGTTGCCTAAGTTTTTTGACTTAGCCATATCTGTTGATTGTGGAACATATAAAAGACTAGGTTTTGAATTAGACCCAAGTATTCCACTTATAAATTTTGATCATCATAAATCAAATAATGGTTTTGGAACTATAAACATAGTTGATTCACAAAAAAGCTCAACAGCTGAAATAGTATATGACTTTTTTAAACACAATGGTTTATATATCACAAAAAATTCTGCAACTGCACTTTATGTGGGGATATATGATGATTCATTGGCATTTTCATTGGGAAGATGTGATGAATTAACTTTTGATAAGGTGAACTTTTTAGTTCAATGCGGAGCAAATCCATCTGCAATTGCAAATAAGCTTTTAAGAAGAGATTCACTAGCAAAATATAGAATCATACCTAAGGTATTAAATAGTTTAGAACTTTACAAAGAAGGTGAAGTCGCATCAATTTATGCAAAAGAACTATGGTTTAAACAAACAGGTGCACACAATAGAGATTGTGAAGATGCCTTAGATATGATTATGAGTATGGCAATTGTAAGAGTTGCAATTTTTGTAAGAGTTGTAAATGGAAGTACGAGAGTATCTCTTCGATCAAAAGGAAAATTTGATGTTGCAAGAATTGCATCAAATTTTGATGGTGGAGGGCATTTAAATGCTGCTGGCTGTGCTATTGATACAATAGATGAGCAAGAAGCAAAAAATTTAGTAATAAAGGAAATTTTTGAGTTTTACAAGTAG
- a CDS encoding M23 family metallopeptidase, with protein sequence MSFTSRKKSNKVKKLLVYIVVLLIVGITAFVFLSPTFEKNAPKVEFSQDKFWNFKKPLEIKFSDDNEIKSYKVAYFDGKELKKLETKVLNNNGKEILVEVIPPKFNRLQTAPKQIVLKTEVIDNSKWNFFKGNITREDINIDIDRKNPVANVIANSYLIRQGGSASVVVEVKDENLKDFYISFNDEERFELIPFYKKNFYMAIVAWPVTIEEFKRVNLVAIDKAGNKTTTKVPYYIKNLNVKVDDIKISSSFVNKVSKNVLSKSGYDIPDGIAEAFVMANKDLRAENVKIIKDVSRQNLDYSIVTSFDLDAFNQLRGSKTFSRYAERRHYYYNGKKIDEAWHLGMDWASIRNAKIYVTNPGRVVFKEYLGIYGHTAIIDHGFGLSTLYAHTSKLNVELNDFVNAKEHIANTGSTGAVFGDHLHFGVLVQGLEVNPLEWMDKKWIDINIKKILNQAKKVIDTK encoded by the coding sequence TTGAGTTTTACAAGTAGAAAAAAGAGTAATAAAGTTAAAAAATTATTAGTATATATTGTTGTTCTTTTAATAGTAGGTATAACAGCCTTTGTTTTTTTATCTCCAACTTTTGAAAAGAATGCTCCTAAAGTAGAATTTTCACAAGATAAGTTTTGGAATTTTAAGAAGCCATTAGAGATTAAGTTTTCAGATGATAATGAAATAAAATCGTATAAAGTTGCATATTTTGATGGAAAAGAGTTAAAAAAACTTGAAACAAAGGTTTTAAATAACAATGGAAAAGAGATTTTAGTAGAAGTTATACCTCCTAAGTTTAATAGACTTCAAACCGCTCCTAAACAAATTGTTTTAAAAACAGAAGTTATTGATAATAGTAAATGGAACTTTTTTAAGGGTAATATAACAAGAGAAGATATTAATATTGATATTGATAGAAAAAATCCAGTTGCAAATGTAATAGCTAATTCTTATTTAATAAGACAAGGTGGAAGTGCTAGTGTTGTTGTTGAAGTAAAAGATGAAAATCTAAAAGATTTTTATATCTCTTTTAATGATGAAGAGAGATTTGAACTTATTCCTTTTTATAAGAAAAACTTTTATATGGCAATTGTTGCTTGGCCAGTTACTATTGAAGAGTTCAAAAGAGTTAATTTAGTTGCAATTGATAAGGCTGGAAACAAAACTACTACAAAAGTACCATATTATATTAAAAACTTAAATGTAAAAGTTGATGATATAAAGATATCTAGTAGTTTTGTAAATAAAGTTAGTAAAAATGTACTTTCTAAAAGTGGATATGATATTCCAGATGGAATAGCAGAAGCTTTTGTAATGGCAAATAAAGACTTAAGAGCCGAAAATGTTAAAATTATAAAAGATGTATCTAGACAAAATTTAGATTATTCAATTGTTACAAGTTTTGATTTAGATGCTTTTAATCAATTAAGAGGTTCAAAGACATTTTCAAGATATGCAGAAAGAAGACACTATTATTATAATGGCAAAAAAATAGATGAAGCTTGGCATTTAGGAATGGACTGGGCTAGTATTAGAAATGCAAAGATTTATGTAACAAACCCTGGAAGAGTTGTATTTAAAGAGTATTTAGGGATCTATGGACACACAGCTATTATTGATCATGGCTTTGGTTTATCTACTCTTTATGCTCATACAAGTAAGTTAAATGTAGAACTAAATGATTTTGTAAATGCAAAAGAACATATTGCAAATACAGGCTCTACTGGAGCAGTATTTGGAGATCATCTTCACTTTGGTGTATTGGTTCAAGGTCTTGAAGTTAATCCTTTAGAATGGATGGATAAAAAGTGGATAGATATTAATATAAAGAAAATTTTAAATCAAGCAAAGAAAGTGATAGATACTAAATGA
- the lpxC gene encoding UDP-3-O-acyl-N-acetylglucosamine deacetylase: MKQRTIAKSVEIVGVGLHKGVPVKMKLEPLDSDMGIVFYRVDAGVTIPLEIDNVVDTKMATVIGKDDVVVSTIEHLLSAVYAYGIDNLRVVIDNDEVPVLDGSSSGYCMLIEEAGIKELEKSKKAIKVKKEVEVTTPEGKRVCLKPSNRIIYDFQISFEHPSIGEQNFHFDYSIAEYKENISRARTFGFLHEVQYLRSIGLAKGGSMENAIVLDQSKVLNPEGLRYTDEFVRHKILDAIGDMALLGYTMVGEYDAIAGSHHLNHLLTKELYKDEANYEIIDLEEANEEAEVFELAYSKVEV, from the coding sequence ATGAAACAAAGAACAATAGCTAAAAGTGTTGAAATTGTAGGAGTAGGACTTCACAAAGGAGTTCCAGTTAAAATGAAACTTGAACCATTAGATTCTGATATGGGGATAGTTTTTTATAGAGTGGATGCTGGTGTTACTATACCTTTAGAAATTGATAATGTTGTAGATACTAAAATGGCAACTGTTATTGGGAAAGATGATGTTGTTGTATCTACAATTGAGCATCTTTTATCAGCTGTTTATGCATATGGAATTGATAACCTAAGAGTAGTAATTGATAATGATGAAGTTCCAGTACTTGATGGAAGTTCATCTGGTTATTGTATGTTAATTGAAGAAGCAGGTATAAAAGAGCTTGAAAAATCAAAAAAAGCTATAAAAGTAAAAAAAGAAGTTGAAGTAACGACACCAGAAGGGAAAAGAGTTTGTTTAAAACCATCAAATAGAATCATATATGATTTTCAAATCTCTTTTGAACATCCATCAATAGGTGAGCAAAATTTTCATTTTGATTACTCTATTGCTGAATATAAAGAAAATATTAGTAGAGCTAGAACCTTTGGATTTTTGCATGAGGTGCAATACTTAAGAAGTATTGGTCTTGCAAAAGGTGGTTCTATGGAAAATGCTATTGTATTGGATCAATCAAAGGTTTTAAACCCTGAGGGTTTAAGATACACAGATGAGTTTGTAAGACATAAAATATTAGATGCAATTGGTGATATGGCACTTCTTGGTTATACAATGGTTGGTGAATATGATGCAATTGCTGGAAGCCATCACTTAAATCATCTTTTAACAAAAGAGTTATATAAAGATGAAGCAAATTATGAAATAATTGATTTAGAAGAAGCTAATGAAGAAGCAGAAGTATTTGAACTTGCTTATTCAAAAGTAGAAGTTTAG
- the thrB gene encoding homoserine kinase, with amino-acid sequence MKVSVPATSANLGPGFDSLGIAITMKNQVIIRPSKFHSVSLKGEGANNPVLKDNNMFISIFNDFYHNLSHKKRHFRFEFFNEIPLSRGLGSSSAVIVSAIASAYAIEGIKLDKNKLLNLALAYENHPDNITPAVMGGFNVATVQDNEVRYINKSIPKALKAVIVVPNRPISTQLSRKTLPFKYSKDDVIFNISHSSLLTAAFMSEDWKMLRTASLDKVHQKYRMKQMPELFDVQKSALRSGALMSTLSGSGSTLFSICFADDAKRIEKALRNRFSHFKVFTSDFDNTGVKIDL; translated from the coding sequence ATGAAAGTAAGCGTTCCAGCTACTAGTGCAAATTTAGGACCAGGGTTTGACTCACTTGGTATTGCAATTACTATGAAAAACCAAGTAATCATTAGACCATCTAAATTTCATAGTGTATCATTAAAAGGAGAGGGTGCTAATAACCCTGTATTAAAAGATAACAATATGTTTATCTCAATTTTTAATGATTTCTATCATAATTTGTCACATAAGAAAAGACATTTTAGATTTGAATTTTTTAATGAAATTCCATTATCAAGAGGTTTAGGAAGCTCTTCTGCTGTTATTGTTTCAGCAATTGCAAGTGCCTATGCTATTGAGGGAATTAAACTTGATAAGAATAAGCTACTAAATCTAGCTTTAGCATATGAAAACCATCCTGATAACATTACACCAGCTGTAATGGGTGGATTTAATGTAGCAACTGTTCAAGACAATGAAGTAAGATATATTAACAAATCAATACCAAAAGCTTTGAAAGCTGTTATTGTTGTTCCAAATAGACCTATTTCTACACAATTATCGAGAAAAACCTTGCCTTTTAAATACTCAAAAGATGATGTAATATTTAATATTTCACATTCATCATTATTAACAGCAGCATTTATGAGTGAAGATTGGAAGATGTTAAGAACAGCATCTTTAGATAAGGTTCACCAAAAATATAGAATGAAACAGATGCCAGAACTTTTTGATGTACAAAAATCTGCACTTAGAAGTGGAGCTTTAATGAGTACTCTTTCAGGTTCAGGATCTACTTTATTTTCTATTTGTTTTGCCGATGATGCAAAGAGAATTGAGAAGGCTTTAAGAAATAGATTTTCACACTTCAAAGTATTTACTAGTGACTTTGATAACACTGGTGTGAAGATAGATTTATAA
- a CDS encoding DUF448 domain-containing protein → MANSKKTLRTCVFCRGKFEQKELLRLKCEEKKIVLYNHKGRSFYICSCCIEKVQLDINQRDYKRFENALCRECKNKDKYVLQLKEILADVR, encoded by the coding sequence TTGGCTAATTCGAAAAAAACTTTAAGAACTTGTGTTTTTTGTAGAGGTAAATTTGAACAAAAAGAGTTGTTAAGGTTAAAATGTGAAGAAAAGAAAATTGTATTATACAATCACAAAGGTAGAAGTTTTTACATTTGTAGTTGTTGTATAGAGAAAGTACAGTTAGATATTAATCAAAGAGATTATAAAAGATTTGAAAACGCACTATGTAGAGAGTGTAAAAATAAAGATAAGTATGTTCTACAACTTAAGGAGATTTTAGCAGATGTCAGATAA
- the infB gene encoding translation initiation factor IF-2 translates to MSDKVRVYEIADEAGASSQEVIAKAKDLSIELKSPQSAVSYEDAEEIANYIMTGKSKKLAKKATPETKKPTVKKVEKPVENEDSKAEEKKEEAPKTVEVKKTEKKEEAISKPINNVEKPQTEEKKEEEKKVENKPKKIIPKRRGLKIIKKKKPRPEPKEEVITHSAPTDKAKMKSLSEILGADKEEKKSTPQYNSNDEAAKKAKAKKKKQPAKTHVHGKKLEVQRDTNDFNNTSTDSLLGEEVVLLDMDLSDTSKLFEESKPNNNNQNKQARGSKPAAFGNRPQGLKRRKRKKKIRRAEEVVEVTEVTIPEDIRVYEFAEACGKSASEVISVLFGLGMMVTKNDFLKQDELEILGEEFEIEVTVKDALEDANYIEEYHEEDIDDSNFETRPPVVTIMGHVDHGKTSLLDKIRESKVAAGEAGGITQHISSYTVEKNGEKITFVDTPGHAAFSAMRARGASVTDVVIIVIAADDGVKPQTEEVISHAKASGCPIIVAVNKIDKEAANIDMVKSQMAERDMTPVDWGGDIEFIGVSAKTGAGIDDLLENILLQSEILELKADPTAKAKATVVESLLEKGRGPVATIIVENGTLRVGDNIVCDTTYGRVKAITNDMGKPVKELGLSETGSVLGLSDVPAAGAIMVAQDSDKEAKDIATKRAEHERAKELSKSTKVSLEEMSGLIAEGKIKQLPVIIKTDVGGSLEAIKGSLEKIANDEVKVKVIHAAVGGITESDLVLASASEGCIILGFNVRPTGSVKSKAKADGITINTYSIIYDLLDDIKDTLSGMMSGVIREENTGQAEVRDTFVVPKVGTVAGCIVTDGKVIRGGMARIIRDGVVTYTGKISSLKRFKDDVKEVSNGYECGVMFEKFNDIQVGDFVETFIQIEEKVSIDDK, encoded by the coding sequence ATGTCAGATAAAGTAAGAGTTTATGAAATTGCAGATGAGGCAGGGGCGAGCAGCCAAGAAGTAATAGCGAAAGCGAAAGATTTAAGTATTGAACTTAAGTCGCCTCAGAGTGCAGTTTCTTACGAAGATGCAGAAGAAATTGCAAACTATATAATGACCGGTAAGAGTAAAAAGTTAGCTAAGAAAGCTACACCGGAAACAAAGAAACCTACAGTTAAAAAAGTTGAAAAACCTGTAGAGAACGAAGACTCAAAAGCAGAAGAGAAAAAAGAAGAAGCACCAAAAACGGTTGAAGTAAAAAAGACTGAAAAGAAAGAAGAAGCTATATCTAAACCTATAAATAATGTAGAGAAACCTCAAACTGAAGAAAAAAAAGAAGAAGAGAAAAAAGTAGAGAATAAACCTAAAAAGATTATTCCAAAAAGAAGAGGTCTTAAGATTATTAAGAAGAAAAAGCCAAGACCTGAACCAAAAGAAGAAGTAATAACTCACTCAGCGCCAACTGATAAAGCTAAAATGAAATCACTTAGTGAAATTTTAGGTGCAGATAAAGAAGAGAAAAAATCTACTCCTCAATATAACTCAAATGATGAAGCTGCAAAAAAAGCTAAAGCTAAAAAGAAAAAGCAACCAGCAAAAACACATGTACATGGTAAAAAGCTAGAAGTACAAAGAGATACTAATGATTTCAATAATACTTCAACAGACTCACTTTTAGGTGAAGAAGTTGTTTTACTTGATATGGACTTATCTGATACTTCAAAACTTTTTGAAGAATCAAAACCAAATAATAATAATCAAAACAAACAAGCAAGAGGATCTAAACCTGCAGCATTTGGTAATAGACCTCAAGGTTTAAAAAGAAGAAAAAGAAAGAAAAAAATCAGAAGAGCTGAAGAAGTTGTAGAAGTTACAGAAGTTACAATTCCTGAAGATATTAGAGTTTACGAATTTGCTGAAGCTTGTGGTAAATCAGCATCTGAAGTAATTTCTGTATTATTTGGTCTAGGAATGATGGTTACTAAAAATGACTTCTTAAAACAAGATGAGCTGGAAATTCTTGGTGAAGAGTTTGAAATTGAAGTAACAGTAAAAGATGCTTTAGAAGATGCTAATTATATTGAAGAATATCATGAAGAAGATATTGATGATTCAAACTTTGAAACAAGACCACCAGTAGTTACTATTATGGGTCATGTTGATCATGGTAAAACTTCACTATTAGACAAAATTAGAGAATCTAAGGTTGCAGCAGGTGAAGCTGGTGGTATTACACAACATATTTCTTCTTATACAGTTGAAAAAAATGGTGAAAAAATCACTTTTGTTGATACTCCAGGACATGCCGCGTTCTCTGCTATGAGAGCAAGAGGTGCAAGTGTAACTGATGTTGTAATTATTGTTATTGCAGCTGATGATGGTGTTAAACCACAAACTGAAGAAGTTATTTCTCATGCAAAAGCTTCTGGATGTCCTATTATTGTTGCAGTAAACAAAATAGACAAAGAAGCAGCTAATATTGACATGGTTAAATCACAAATGGCAGAGAGAGATATGACTCCTGTTGATTGGGGTGGAGATATTGAGTTTATTGGAGTATCAGCTAAAACTGGTGCTGGAATTGACGATTTACTAGAAAATATATTACTTCAATCTGAAATCTTAGAACTTAAAGCTGATCCAACTGCAAAAGCAAAAGCTACTGTTGTTGAGTCTTTACTTGAAAAAGGTAGAGGTCCAGTTGCTACTATTATTGTTGAAAATGGTACTTTAAGAGTTGGTGATAATATTGTTTGTGATACTACATATGGTAGAGTAAAAGCAATTACTAATGATATGGGTAAACCTGTAAAAGAGTTAGGTTTATCTGAAACAGGTTCTGTTCTAGGATTAAGTGATGTTCCTGCAGCTGGTGCTATTATGGTTGCACAAGATTCTGATAAAGAAGCTAAAGATATCGCTACTAAAAGAGCTGAGCATGAAAGAGCAAAAGAATTATCTAAGTCTACTAAAGTTTCTCTTGAAGAGATGAGTGGATTAATTGCAGAAGGTAAAATCAAACAACTTCCAGTAATTATTAAAACTGATGTTGGTGGTTCACTTGAAGCTATTAAAGGTTCATTAGAAAAAATTGCTAATGATGAAGTAAAAGTAAAAGTTATTCATGCTGCTGTTGGTGGTATTACTGAATCTGACTTAGTTTTAGCAAGTGCATCTGAGGGTTGTATTATCTTAGGATTTAATGTAAGACCAACTGGTTCTGTTAAGTCAAAAGCAAAAGCTGATGGTATCACAATAAATACTTACTCAATTATTTATGATTTACTTGATGATATTAAAGATACATTATCAGGTATGATGAGTGGTGTTATTAGAGAAGAAAATACTGGTCAAGCAGAGGTTAGAGATACATTTGTTGTTCCTAAAGTTGGTACAGTTGCAGGTTGTATCGTAACTGATGGTAAAGTAATCAGAGGTGGAATGGCAAGAATCATTAGAGATGGTGTTGTTACTTATACAGGTAAAATTTCATCACTTAAGAGATTTAAAGATGATGTTAAAGAAGTATCTAATGGTTACGAGTGTGGTGTAATGTTTGAGAAATTCAATGATATCCAAGTTGGTGATTTTGTTGAGACATTCATTCAAATTGAAGAAAAAGTTTCTATTGACGATAAATAA
- the rbfA gene encoding 30S ribosome-binding factor RbfA produces MKSINLQRTESLLMELIPEALSSMADERIRSLPITGVNCKNGKYDAIVYFDGSDYDKNEINQIISLLKKANGRMKSHVLASTGWYKCPNFKFVNDTSLEQSRNIEALFAKISKDKKEEE; encoded by the coding sequence ATGAAAAGTATTAATCTACAAAGAACTGAATCTTTACTGATGGAGCTTATACCAGAAGCTCTATCAAGTATGGCTGATGAAAGAATAAGATCTCTACCTATTACAGGTGTAAACTGTAAAAATGGTAAGTATGATGCAATTGTATATTTTGATGGAAGTGATTACGATAAAAATGAAATCAATCAAATTATCTCACTTCTTAAAAAAGCTAATGGTAGAATGAAGTCTCATGTTTTAGCAAGTACAGGTTGGTATAAATGTCCTAACTTTAAATTTGTTAATGATACTTCACTTGAACAATCACGAAATATTGAAGCACTTTTTGCTAAAATAAGTAAAGATAAAAAAGAAGAAGAGTAA